Genomic window (Deltaproteobacteria bacterium):
TTCTCATCCTTCACCTCGATTTGATTGCTTGGACCACACTACAACATGTCCACGGGATCCAAATCCACGGACAGTCGCACGTATTTCTCTTTGAGCACCAATTTTTTCAATTCCACACAAATTCCCCGAATAACTGGCCAATTTTCAGCCTTGAGCAAACATTGAAATCGCTTGCGTCCGCGCAGCACCGCCAGCGGGGCCGGGGCCGGCCCCAAAACCCGGACTCCAACGCTCTGGGCTAAAGCACGCAAGGTCCGCCCAAACACAGCCAGAAAGTCAGCTTCGGCACGATCCACGGGCATGGAAAAACGAACCAAGGCCAACTTGACAAATGGCGGATATCCCATGGCCTTTCGCAGAACGATCTCCTTCTGGAAAAAACCCTCATAATCATTATGCCGAATGAATTGCCAACAATAGTGGCGGGGATTGCGGGTTTGGATAAGCACGCGGCCCGGCTTTTCACCGCGCCCGGCCCGCCCGGCAACCTGAACCAGCATTTGAAAGCAGCGTTCCGTAGCCCTGTAATCCGGAAGATTCAAGCCCAAGTCCCCGTCCACGACCACCACCAAGGTCACGCCCGGGAAATGCAATCCCTTGCTCAGCATCTGCGTTCCGACCAAAACCTGGGCTTCACGCCGGGCAAATCGCTCCAAAACATCTTGCATGGCCGAGGCCCGCCGCGACACATCCCGATCCAGGCGCAGGGCTTGAACGCCCTTGGGCAAATCCTGATTCAAAAATTCTTCCAAACGCTCGGTGCCCGCGCCAAGCGGGAGAAAGGCACTGGCCTGACAAGTCGGACAAGGGACAGGAAAAGGCAGACTGTACCCACAATAGTGACACAAGGCCAATTCGCGACGTTTGTGAAAGGTCATGGAGACCTGGCAGTGCGGACATTTAAGTGGCTCCGAGCAGGATTCGCAATACAAAATGGGCGCATAGCCGCGCCGATTATGCAAAATGATGACCTGATCTCCTCGGGCCAAGGTCTCGTTGATCTCCGCATGCGCGCTCGCCGCAAAAGGACCATGAGCCGGCGGATCCGACCGCAAGTCAATCAGTCGAACCTCCGGCAACTCTGCCGGACCAGCCCGCTGATCCAGACGAGCCAAGGCGATATCCTGGGACTTGGCGGCGTGAAACACCTTGATATCCGGCGTGGCCGAGCCCATCAAGAGTAGCCCCCGGCTCCGCGCGATACGCCCGAAAGCCAACTCCCGAGCCTGATACACCAACCCTTCGTCCTGCTTGAAGGAAGCGTCATGTTCCTCGTCCAGGATAACCAAACCAGGTTCCACGGGAAGAAAAAGGCACGATCTGGTCCCGACGATGACATGCGGCCGCGCGCACCCGACCAAATCCATGAACGCGCGCTGGCGCTGTCCCGGTCCAAGGTAACCGTGGCTCAAGACCACCGGGACATCCGGCAGCACTGCGCGCACATCCGTATGCAATTTAAGCGCGATGGCCACTTCCGGGGCAAGAAGCATGACGTGCCGCCCGGCCAGCAGGCAGCGTTTGGTCAACTCCAAATAGACTGCCGTCTTGCCACTGCCGGTAACCCCAAAAAGCAATGCCGACTCGGCTCTGTCGGACTGCAGCAACCGCTCGAAGCCATCCACGGCCTCGGTCTGCGCCGGGTTCAACTGAACCGGAACTGGTCGTGGAACGGATGGTTCCGTTTCGGCCAGACGAGACTCGACCTCGATCACAAGCCCTTTCTTGAGCAACGCGCCGAGGGGTTGGGACAAATTCTTCCCGAAATGAGCATGCAATACCTTGGCCGACGACACGCCATGCAAGTCCAGATAGCGCAAAATTTCGATCTGCGCCGTGGCCTGGGGACGAATGGGCCATGGCGGCTCCGACACCAGGGAATACAGTCGTTCCCGAATCCGGCGAGGCTCGGCCAACGTCAACGCCCCCGTCAGCCACGCCTCTGTCAAAGCCCGCCGACGGGGCTCGGCGGCGCGAATCAGGTCCTGGATGGGAACACGCCCTCCGTTATTGTCGCGAAACTCAGGTGTTTCACGGACTCCAGCGGGCAAGACACGGGCTAAAATGAGGCCCGGCGCGTCCATCTGTCGAATGGACAAATCCCGGATAAAATCCAGATAGGTATCACGAAACATGGGTACCCGATCAACGGGCCAGAGCACGTCGCGCGCGTTCACACCAGGAGGCGCGGTCTCGACAAATCCAGTCAGGATACCCAGGCGCGTACCACGCCCCAAGGGCACGAGAACCCGCGCCCCCACCACCCACATTTCGGGCGGCAGGTCACGGGGCACGGCGTACGTCAGGGTGGAAAATGGGGCGGAAAAAAGCAGAACCGAACAAAAAGATTTCATGCGCTCCACGGAAAAAAGGGGAACGGGCCAGCCCGCTCCCCCTGAAATTGAAATGGACGAGACACCGCTTAGCGGGAAGGTGGAATCAATTCCCGTAACCGATCGATAAGGTCATAACGCAAATCCTCGTCCTGCAAGGCAAAATAGATATTCGCGGTAAGGTAATCGACCCAATCCCCGACATCGAAACGCTGTCCCCGCAACTTCACGGCCAGAAGACGATTTTCCCGGGCCAAGGTCTGCAGGGCGTCGGTGAGTTGAATTTCTCCTGTGTGATCAGGGGCCACTCCTTCAAGATGCTTAAAAATTTCAGGAGTGAGCACGTAGCGGCCGACCAGGGCCAGCCGCGACGGCGCGCTGTCTTGAGTGGGCTTTTCCTTGACTCCACGGATTCGGTACAAGCCCGGCGCGAATTCCTCGGCGTCGATGATGCCATATCGGCTGACCTTGTCGCGCGGCACTTCCATCACGCCAACCACGGGCATGCGCTCGTTTTTGTACACCTCGATCAACTGGTTGATGCCAGGATCGCGATTGAACATCAGATCATCGCCGACCATGACCGCGAACGGCTCGTCCTTGATGACCTCTTTGGCGCAATGCACCGCGTGACCCAGACCCAGCTGCTGCTTCTGACGCACGACGATGATGTTGGCCATCTCGGCCACCTTGCGTACCTCGGCCAAAAGAGTCTTTTGCCCCTTGCGTTCAAGAAGCTGTTCCAGGGCCAAATTGTAATCGAAATGGTCCTCGATGATGCGCTTGTTCTGATTGTTGACAAACACCACGTCGGACAATCCAGAAGCAATGGCTTCCTCCACGATATATTGGATGGAAGGCTTGCGGAACACCGGGAGTATTTCCTTGGGCACATTTTTGGTCGCCGGAAGTGACCGGGTTCCCCATCCCGCCACCGGGATGACAACTTTACGTACCTGCATGCATCGCTCCTTATTGTTAGCCACCTCGGAGAAGGACTTTCCCGGTCTCCGAAAATTTATGCCAGCCCGGTTTCCACGGCCTGAACCAACTCATCGCAAAGACAATCCACAAGGGTCTGATCTTGAGCCTCGACCATGATCCGGGCCAAGGCTTCGGTCCCGGAATACCGCAATAAGACGCGACCTGTCCGACCAAGTCGAGCTTCGGCGTCGTTCACCGCCTGCCGGATGGATGCGACCTCGTCGAATGGTTTTTTCTGTTTAACCCGCACATTGACCAATTTTTGTGGATACGGCGTCAGAAGTCCGGCGATTTCGGAAATGGGCCGCTGTCGTCCAACCATGATACTCAGGAGCTGCAACGCCGCCAAGATCCCGTCACCCGTCGTGGAATGTTCCATGAACACCAAATGCCCGGACTGCTCGCCCCCAAAAAGATACCCGCCCCGGCGCATTTCCTCGACGACATATCTGTCCCCGACCTTGGTCCGGAGCAAACGTCCGCCGCGTTCGGTCATG
Coding sequences:
- the priA gene encoding primosomal protein N', translated to MKSFCSVLLFSAPFSTLTYAVPRDLPPEMWVVGARVLVPLGRGTRLGILTGFVETAPPGVNARDVLWPVDRVPMFRDTYLDFIRDLSIRQMDAPGLILARVLPAGVRETPEFRDNNGGRVPIQDLIRAAEPRRRALTEAWLTGALTLAEPRRIRERLYSLVSEPPWPIRPQATAQIEILRYLDLHGVSSAKVLHAHFGKNLSQPLGALLKKGLVIEVESRLAETEPSVPRPVPVQLNPAQTEAVDGFERLLQSDRAESALLFGVTGSGKTAVYLELTKRCLLAGRHVMLLAPEVAIALKLHTDVRAVLPDVPVVLSHGYLGPGQRQRAFMDLVGCARPHVIVGTRSCLFLPVEPGLVILDEEHDASFKQDEGLVYQARELAFGRIARSRGLLLMGSATPDIKVFHAAKSQDIALARLDQRAGPAELPEVRLIDLRSDPPAHGPFAASAHAEINETLARGDQVIILHNRRGYAPILYCESCSEPLKCPHCQVSMTFHKRRELALCHYCGYSLPFPVPCPTCQASAFLPLGAGTERLEEFLNQDLPKGVQALRLDRDVSRRASAMQDVLERFARREAQVLVGTQMLSKGLHFPGVTLVVVVDGDLGLNLPDYRATERCFQMLVQVAGRAGRGEKPGRVLIQTRNPRHYCWQFIRHNDYEGFFQKEIVLRKAMGYPPFVKLALVRFSMPVDRAEADFLAVFGRTLRALAQSVGVRVLGPAPAPLAVLRGRKRFQCLLKAENWPVIRGICVELKKLVLKEKYVRLSVDLDPVDML
- the galU gene encoding UTP--glucose-1-phosphate uridylyltransferase GalU, yielding MQVRKVVIPVAGWGTRSLPATKNVPKEILPVFRKPSIQYIVEEAIASGLSDVVFVNNQNKRIIEDHFDYNLALEQLLERKGQKTLLAEVRKVAEMANIIVVRQKQQLGLGHAVHCAKEVIKDEPFAVMVGDDLMFNRDPGINQLIEVYKNERMPVVGVMEVPRDKVSRYGIIDAEEFAPGLYRIRGVKEKPTQDSAPSRLALVGRYVLTPEIFKHLEGVAPDHTGEIQLTDALQTLARENRLLAVKLRGQRFDVGDWVDYLTANIYFALQDEDLRYDLIDRLRELIPPSR